A part of Spodoptera frugiperda isolate SF20-4 chromosome 25, AGI-APGP_CSIRO_Sfru_2.0, whole genome shotgun sequence genomic DNA contains:
- the LOC118268072 gene encoding SPARC-related modular calcium-binding protein 2 isoform X2, whose product MNVNDLVTRLFFLTIIYIVGAAPDNKSSASSPVNNEACKARAAACESNAAHARRPVCGTDGRTYPSRCHLMIAQCNGPPVSIARKGPCVEGQSSCLIAQRYAQSGMWSAYVPRCRADGSYAAVQCASAGAAPGGCWCVTPDGKPLPDTSVRNGRPDCTRTGKSHTRRRSSVRGQRNKRTCTRTDRAQFNGNLIKIFSGEFERARTDSGSSPEPRVVADWKFSELDRDRSDALQKSEYRGLRRLIKKVVKPKRCARAWARGCDGDGDGEIAHAEWVACLLVNPEPPAPDFSLRFFMSLNADDDSGPEPEPADYEEEPPPDPSSVYFISAVLPGIVRNSFAPDGSESEARREDEANDCLTDRQAVLDEQKAGGAALYVPECTGDGRYARAQCYRSTGYCWCVHQDTGKPIPGSSVKDRRPDCDAAPQHASPMRGCPEPMKSNFLRDLMSFFVSKMTTSINGTGPGDMVKWGASKEEQAATWTYVMLDKDKNKALERREWKAFHQLISNVEPLRRCGRKLPRYCDVNHDSKISITEWMACLEVTQGSQAQTTEATKAPSNPRRKGPNPLESFLKADD is encoded by the exons ATGAATGTAAATGATTTAGTGACCCGTTTATTTTTTCTCACCATTATTTATATTGTCGGAGCTGCACCTGATAAtaag AGCTCCGCGTCGAGTCCAGTGAACAACGAGGCGTGCAAGGCGCGTGCGGCCGCGTGCGAGTCGAACGCAGCGCACGCTCGCCGTCCCGTCTGCGGCACCGACGGCCGCACATACCCTTCACGATGTCACCTCATGATAGCCCAGTGCAACGGCCCACCAGTCAGCATAGCAAGGAAGGGACCCTGCGTCG AGGGACAGTCATCCTGCCTGATAGCGCAACGATATGCGCAGAGTGGGATGTGGTCAGCATATGTTCCTCGATGCCGTGCTGATGGCAGCTACGCAGCCGTGCAGTGCGCGagcgcgggcgcggcgccggGCGGCTGCTGGTGCGTCACTCCTGACGGCAAACCGCTCCCAGATACTTCTGTCAGGAACGGTAGACCTGACTGCACGAGGACTG gTAAATCACACACGAGGAGGCGGTCCTCGGTTCGCGGGCAACGCAATAAGAGAA CGTGCACAAGGACCGACCGGGCCCAGTTCAATGGGAATCTCATCAAAATCTTCAGCGGGGAGTTCGAAAGGGCTCGAACTGATTCTGGATCGTCACCAGAACCGAGGGTTGTAGCTGACTGGAAATTCAGCGAACTGGATAGAGACCGCAGCGATGCTTTGCAAAAATCCGAGTATCGAGGACTCAGAAGACTTATCAAAAAG GTGGTGAAACCGAAACGGTGCGCACGGGCATGGGCGCGCGGCTGCGATGGTGATGGAGACGGAGAGATAGCTCATGCTGAGTGGGTAGCGTGCTTGCTGGTCAACCCGGAGCCGCCAGCACCGGACT tctCTCTCCGTTTCTTCATGTCGTTGAATGCAGACGATGACAGCGGTCCGGAACCCGAGCCTGCTGATTACGAGGAGGAACCGCCACCAGATCCCAGCTCAG TGTATTTTATCTCTGCAGTTTTACCTGGGATAGTGCGGAACTCGTTCGCGCCTGATGGATCCGAGTCTGAAGCGAGGCGGGAAGATGAGGCTAACGACTGCCTGACCGACAGACAAGCTGTTTTAGATGAACAG AAGGCGGGCGGAGCTGCTCTGTATGTGCCCGAGTGTACGGGCGACGGAAGGTACGCTCGCGCACAGTGCTACAGATCGACTGGCTACTGCTGGTGCGTGCACCAAGACACAGGGAAACCAATCCCGGGCTCCTCCGTCAAGGATCGCCGACCTGACTGCGACGCGGCACCACAACACGCCAGTCCGATGAGAG GTTGTCCAGAGCCAATGAAGAGCAATTTCTTACGGGACCTGATGAGCTTCTTCGTGTCCAAAATGACGACTTCTATCAACGGTACTGGCCCTGG AGATATGGTAAAATGGGGAGCATCGAAGGAGGAGCAAGCTGCTACTTGGACTTATGTAATGTTAGACAAGGATAAGAACAAAGCGTTGGAGCGACGGGAGTGGAAGGCGTTCCATCAGCTGATATCCAACGTCGAGCCTCTGAGGCGGTGCGGTCGGAAGCTGCCTAGATACTGCGACGTAAACCACGACTCCAAGATCAGTATTACAGAGTGGATGGCGTGTTTGGAAGTCACACAAGGGTCACAGGCCCAAACGA CTGAAGCTACCAAAGCCCCGTCTAATCCTAGAAGAAAAGGCCCGAATCCGCTGGAATCATTTCTGAAAGCTGATGATTGA
- the LOC118268072 gene encoding SPARC-related modular calcium-binding protein 1 isoform X1 → MNVNDLVTRLFFLTIIYIVGAAPDNKSSASSPVNNEACKARAAACESNAAHARRPVCGTDGRTYPSRCHLMIAQCNGPPVSIARKGPCVEGQSSCLIAQRYAQSGMWSAYVPRCRADGSYAAVQCASAGAAPGGCWCVTPDGKPLPDTSVRNGRPDCTRTGKSHTRRRSSVRGQRNKRTCTRTDRAQFNGNLIKIFSGEFERARTDSGSSPEPRVVADWKFSELDRDRSDALQKSEYRGLRRLIKKVVKPKRCARAWARGCDGDGDGEIAHAEWVACLLVNPEPPAPDFSLRFFMSLNADDDSGPEPEPADYEEEPPPDPSSVYFISAVLPGIVRNSFAPDGSESEARREDEANDCLTDRQAVLDEQKAGGAALYVPECTGDGRYARAQCYRSTGYCWCVHQDTGKPIPGSSVKDRRPDCDAAPQHASPMRGTVLSGCPEPMKSNFLRDLMSFFVSKMTTSINGTGPGDMVKWGASKEEQAATWTYVMLDKDKNKALERREWKAFHQLISNVEPLRRCGRKLPRYCDVNHDSKISITEWMACLEVTQGSQAQTTEATKAPSNPRRKGPNPLESFLKADD, encoded by the exons ATGAATGTAAATGATTTAGTGACCCGTTTATTTTTTCTCACCATTATTTATATTGTCGGAGCTGCACCTGATAAtaag AGCTCCGCGTCGAGTCCAGTGAACAACGAGGCGTGCAAGGCGCGTGCGGCCGCGTGCGAGTCGAACGCAGCGCACGCTCGCCGTCCCGTCTGCGGCACCGACGGCCGCACATACCCTTCACGATGTCACCTCATGATAGCCCAGTGCAACGGCCCACCAGTCAGCATAGCAAGGAAGGGACCCTGCGTCG AGGGACAGTCATCCTGCCTGATAGCGCAACGATATGCGCAGAGTGGGATGTGGTCAGCATATGTTCCTCGATGCCGTGCTGATGGCAGCTACGCAGCCGTGCAGTGCGCGagcgcgggcgcggcgccggGCGGCTGCTGGTGCGTCACTCCTGACGGCAAACCGCTCCCAGATACTTCTGTCAGGAACGGTAGACCTGACTGCACGAGGACTG gTAAATCACACACGAGGAGGCGGTCCTCGGTTCGCGGGCAACGCAATAAGAGAA CGTGCACAAGGACCGACCGGGCCCAGTTCAATGGGAATCTCATCAAAATCTTCAGCGGGGAGTTCGAAAGGGCTCGAACTGATTCTGGATCGTCACCAGAACCGAGGGTTGTAGCTGACTGGAAATTCAGCGAACTGGATAGAGACCGCAGCGATGCTTTGCAAAAATCCGAGTATCGAGGACTCAGAAGACTTATCAAAAAG GTGGTGAAACCGAAACGGTGCGCACGGGCATGGGCGCGCGGCTGCGATGGTGATGGAGACGGAGAGATAGCTCATGCTGAGTGGGTAGCGTGCTTGCTGGTCAACCCGGAGCCGCCAGCACCGGACT tctCTCTCCGTTTCTTCATGTCGTTGAATGCAGACGATGACAGCGGTCCGGAACCCGAGCCTGCTGATTACGAGGAGGAACCGCCACCAGATCCCAGCTCAG TGTATTTTATCTCTGCAGTTTTACCTGGGATAGTGCGGAACTCGTTCGCGCCTGATGGATCCGAGTCTGAAGCGAGGCGGGAAGATGAGGCTAACGACTGCCTGACCGACAGACAAGCTGTTTTAGATGAACAG AAGGCGGGCGGAGCTGCTCTGTATGTGCCCGAGTGTACGGGCGACGGAAGGTACGCTCGCGCACAGTGCTACAGATCGACTGGCTACTGCTGGTGCGTGCACCAAGACACAGGGAAACCAATCCCGGGCTCCTCCGTCAAGGATCGCCGACCTGACTGCGACGCGGCACCACAACACGCCAGTCCGATGAGAGGTACGGTTTTATCAG GTTGTCCAGAGCCAATGAAGAGCAATTTCTTACGGGACCTGATGAGCTTCTTCGTGTCCAAAATGACGACTTCTATCAACGGTACTGGCCCTGG AGATATGGTAAAATGGGGAGCATCGAAGGAGGAGCAAGCTGCTACTTGGACTTATGTAATGTTAGACAAGGATAAGAACAAAGCGTTGGAGCGACGGGAGTGGAAGGCGTTCCATCAGCTGATATCCAACGTCGAGCCTCTGAGGCGGTGCGGTCGGAAGCTGCCTAGATACTGCGACGTAAACCACGACTCCAAGATCAGTATTACAGAGTGGATGGCGTGTTTGGAAGTCACACAAGGGTCACAGGCCCAAACGA CTGAAGCTACCAAAGCCCCGTCTAATCCTAGAAGAAAAGGCCCGAATCCGCTGGAATCATTTCTGAAAGCTGATGATTGA
- the LOC118268072 gene encoding SPARC-related modular calcium-binding protein 2 isoform X3: protein MNVNDLVTRLFFLTIIYIVGAAPDNKSSASSPVNNEACKARAAACESNAAHARRPVCGTDGRTYPSRCHLMIAQCNGPPVSIARKGPCVEGQSSCLIAQRYAQSGMWSAYVPRCRADGSYAAVQCASAGAAPGGCWCVTPDGKPLPDTSVRNGRPDCTRTGKSHTRRRSSVRGQRNKRTCTRTDRAQFNGNLIKIFSGEFERARTDSGSSPEPRVVADWKFSELDRDRSDALQKSEYRGLRRLIKKVVKPKRCARAWARGCDGDGDGEIAHAEWVACLLVNPEPPAPDFSLRFFMSLNADDDSGPEPEPADYEEEPPPDPSSVLPGIVRNSFAPDGSESEARREDEANDCLTDRQAVLDEQKAGGAALYVPECTGDGRYARAQCYRSTGYCWCVHQDTGKPIPGSSVKDRRPDCDAAPQHASPMRGTVLSGCPEPMKSNFLRDLMSFFVSKMTTSINGTGPGDMVKWGASKEEQAATWTYVMLDKDKNKALERREWKAFHQLISNVEPLRRCGRKLPRYCDVNHDSKISITEWMACLEVTQGSQAQTTEATKAPSNPRRKGPNPLESFLKADD from the exons ATGAATGTAAATGATTTAGTGACCCGTTTATTTTTTCTCACCATTATTTATATTGTCGGAGCTGCACCTGATAAtaag AGCTCCGCGTCGAGTCCAGTGAACAACGAGGCGTGCAAGGCGCGTGCGGCCGCGTGCGAGTCGAACGCAGCGCACGCTCGCCGTCCCGTCTGCGGCACCGACGGCCGCACATACCCTTCACGATGTCACCTCATGATAGCCCAGTGCAACGGCCCACCAGTCAGCATAGCAAGGAAGGGACCCTGCGTCG AGGGACAGTCATCCTGCCTGATAGCGCAACGATATGCGCAGAGTGGGATGTGGTCAGCATATGTTCCTCGATGCCGTGCTGATGGCAGCTACGCAGCCGTGCAGTGCGCGagcgcgggcgcggcgccggGCGGCTGCTGGTGCGTCACTCCTGACGGCAAACCGCTCCCAGATACTTCTGTCAGGAACGGTAGACCTGACTGCACGAGGACTG gTAAATCACACACGAGGAGGCGGTCCTCGGTTCGCGGGCAACGCAATAAGAGAA CGTGCACAAGGACCGACCGGGCCCAGTTCAATGGGAATCTCATCAAAATCTTCAGCGGGGAGTTCGAAAGGGCTCGAACTGATTCTGGATCGTCACCAGAACCGAGGGTTGTAGCTGACTGGAAATTCAGCGAACTGGATAGAGACCGCAGCGATGCTTTGCAAAAATCCGAGTATCGAGGACTCAGAAGACTTATCAAAAAG GTGGTGAAACCGAAACGGTGCGCACGGGCATGGGCGCGCGGCTGCGATGGTGATGGAGACGGAGAGATAGCTCATGCTGAGTGGGTAGCGTGCTTGCTGGTCAACCCGGAGCCGCCAGCACCGGACT tctCTCTCCGTTTCTTCATGTCGTTGAATGCAGACGATGACAGCGGTCCGGAACCCGAGCCTGCTGATTACGAGGAGGAACCGCCACCAGATCCCAGCTCAG TTTTACCTGGGATAGTGCGGAACTCGTTCGCGCCTGATGGATCCGAGTCTGAAGCGAGGCGGGAAGATGAGGCTAACGACTGCCTGACCGACAGACAAGCTGTTTTAGATGAACAG AAGGCGGGCGGAGCTGCTCTGTATGTGCCCGAGTGTACGGGCGACGGAAGGTACGCTCGCGCACAGTGCTACAGATCGACTGGCTACTGCTGGTGCGTGCACCAAGACACAGGGAAACCAATCCCGGGCTCCTCCGTCAAGGATCGCCGACCTGACTGCGACGCGGCACCACAACACGCCAGTCCGATGAGAGGTACGGTTTTATCAG GTTGTCCAGAGCCAATGAAGAGCAATTTCTTACGGGACCTGATGAGCTTCTTCGTGTCCAAAATGACGACTTCTATCAACGGTACTGGCCCTGG AGATATGGTAAAATGGGGAGCATCGAAGGAGGAGCAAGCTGCTACTTGGACTTATGTAATGTTAGACAAGGATAAGAACAAAGCGTTGGAGCGACGGGAGTGGAAGGCGTTCCATCAGCTGATATCCAACGTCGAGCCTCTGAGGCGGTGCGGTCGGAAGCTGCCTAGATACTGCGACGTAAACCACGACTCCAAGATCAGTATTACAGAGTGGATGGCGTGTTTGGAAGTCACACAAGGGTCACAGGCCCAAACGA CTGAAGCTACCAAAGCCCCGTCTAATCCTAGAAGAAAAGGCCCGAATCCGCTGGAATCATTTCTGAAAGCTGATGATTGA
- the LOC118268072 gene encoding SPARC-related modular calcium-binding protein 1 isoform X5, giving the protein MNVNDLVTRLFFLTIIYIVGAAPDNKSSASSPVNNEACKARAAACESNAAHARRPVCGTDGRTYPSRCHLMIAQCNGPPVSIARKGPCVEGQSSCLIAQRYAQSGMWSAYVPRCRADGSYAAVQCASAGAAPGGCWCVTPDGKPLPDTSVRNGRPDCTRTGKSHTRRRSSVRGQRNKRTCTRTDRAQFNGNLIKIFSGEFERARTDSGSSPEPRVVADWKFSELDRDRSDALQKSEYRGLRRLIKKVVKPKRCARAWARGCDGDGDGEIAHAEWVACLLVNPEPPAPDYDDSGPEPEPADYEEEPPPDPSSVYFISAVLPGIVRNSFAPDGSESEARREDEANDCLTDRQAVLDEQKAGGAALYVPECTGDGRYARAQCYRSTGYCWCVHQDTGKPIPGSSVKDRRPDCDAAPQHASPMRGTVLSGCPEPMKSNFLRDLMSFFVSKMTTSINGTGPGDMVKWGASKEEQAATWTYVMLDKDKNKALERREWKAFHQLISNVEPLRRCGRKLPRYCDVNHDSKISITEWMACLEVTQGSQAQTTEATKAPSNPRRKGPNPLESFLKADD; this is encoded by the exons ATGAATGTAAATGATTTAGTGACCCGTTTATTTTTTCTCACCATTATTTATATTGTCGGAGCTGCACCTGATAAtaag AGCTCCGCGTCGAGTCCAGTGAACAACGAGGCGTGCAAGGCGCGTGCGGCCGCGTGCGAGTCGAACGCAGCGCACGCTCGCCGTCCCGTCTGCGGCACCGACGGCCGCACATACCCTTCACGATGTCACCTCATGATAGCCCAGTGCAACGGCCCACCAGTCAGCATAGCAAGGAAGGGACCCTGCGTCG AGGGACAGTCATCCTGCCTGATAGCGCAACGATATGCGCAGAGTGGGATGTGGTCAGCATATGTTCCTCGATGCCGTGCTGATGGCAGCTACGCAGCCGTGCAGTGCGCGagcgcgggcgcggcgccggGCGGCTGCTGGTGCGTCACTCCTGACGGCAAACCGCTCCCAGATACTTCTGTCAGGAACGGTAGACCTGACTGCACGAGGACTG gTAAATCACACACGAGGAGGCGGTCCTCGGTTCGCGGGCAACGCAATAAGAGAA CGTGCACAAGGACCGACCGGGCCCAGTTCAATGGGAATCTCATCAAAATCTTCAGCGGGGAGTTCGAAAGGGCTCGAACTGATTCTGGATCGTCACCAGAACCGAGGGTTGTAGCTGACTGGAAATTCAGCGAACTGGATAGAGACCGCAGCGATGCTTTGCAAAAATCCGAGTATCGAGGACTCAGAAGACTTATCAAAAAG GTGGTGAAACCGAAACGGTGCGCACGGGCATGGGCGCGCGGCTGCGATGGTGATGGAGACGGAGAGATAGCTCATGCTGAGTGGGTAGCGTGCTTGCTGGTCAACCCGGAGCCGCCAGCACCGGACT ACGATGACAGCGGTCCGGAACCCGAGCCTGCTGATTACGAGGAGGAACCGCCACCAGATCCCAGCTCAG TGTATTTTATCTCTGCAGTTTTACCTGGGATAGTGCGGAACTCGTTCGCGCCTGATGGATCCGAGTCTGAAGCGAGGCGGGAAGATGAGGCTAACGACTGCCTGACCGACAGACAAGCTGTTTTAGATGAACAG AAGGCGGGCGGAGCTGCTCTGTATGTGCCCGAGTGTACGGGCGACGGAAGGTACGCTCGCGCACAGTGCTACAGATCGACTGGCTACTGCTGGTGCGTGCACCAAGACACAGGGAAACCAATCCCGGGCTCCTCCGTCAAGGATCGCCGACCTGACTGCGACGCGGCACCACAACACGCCAGTCCGATGAGAGGTACGGTTTTATCAG GTTGTCCAGAGCCAATGAAGAGCAATTTCTTACGGGACCTGATGAGCTTCTTCGTGTCCAAAATGACGACTTCTATCAACGGTACTGGCCCTGG AGATATGGTAAAATGGGGAGCATCGAAGGAGGAGCAAGCTGCTACTTGGACTTATGTAATGTTAGACAAGGATAAGAACAAAGCGTTGGAGCGACGGGAGTGGAAGGCGTTCCATCAGCTGATATCCAACGTCGAGCCTCTGAGGCGGTGCGGTCGGAAGCTGCCTAGATACTGCGACGTAAACCACGACTCCAAGATCAGTATTACAGAGTGGATGGCGTGTTTGGAAGTCACACAAGGGTCACAGGCCCAAACGA CTGAAGCTACCAAAGCCCCGTCTAATCCTAGAAGAAAAGGCCCGAATCCGCTGGAATCATTTCTGAAAGCTGATGATTGA
- the LOC118268072 gene encoding SPARC-related modular calcium-binding protein 1 isoform X9, with the protein MNVNDLVTRLFFLTIIYIVGAAPDNKSSASSPVNNEACKARAAACESNAAHARRPVCGTDGRTYPSRCHLMIAQCNGPPVSIARKGPCVEGQSSCLIAQRYAQSGMWSAYVPRCRADGSYAAVQCASAGAAPGGCWCVTPDGKPLPDTSVRNGRPDCTRTGKSHTRRRSSVRGQRNKRTCTRTDRAQFNGNLIKIFSGEFERARTDSGSSPEPRVVADWKFSELDRDRSDALQKSEYRGLRRLIKKVVKPKRCARAWARGCDGDGDGEIAHAEWVACLLVNPEPPAPDLYFISAVLPGIVRNSFAPDGSESEARREDEANDCLTDRQAVLDEQKAGGAALYVPECTGDGRYARAQCYRSTGYCWCVHQDTGKPIPGSSVKDRRPDCDAAPQHASPMRGTVLSGCPEPMKSNFLRDLMSFFVSKMTTSINGTGPGDMVKWGASKEEQAATWTYVMLDKDKNKALERREWKAFHQLISNVEPLRRCGRKLPRYCDVNHDSKISITEWMACLEVTQGSQAQTTEATKAPSNPRRKGPNPLESFLKADD; encoded by the exons ATGAATGTAAATGATTTAGTGACCCGTTTATTTTTTCTCACCATTATTTATATTGTCGGAGCTGCACCTGATAAtaag AGCTCCGCGTCGAGTCCAGTGAACAACGAGGCGTGCAAGGCGCGTGCGGCCGCGTGCGAGTCGAACGCAGCGCACGCTCGCCGTCCCGTCTGCGGCACCGACGGCCGCACATACCCTTCACGATGTCACCTCATGATAGCCCAGTGCAACGGCCCACCAGTCAGCATAGCAAGGAAGGGACCCTGCGTCG AGGGACAGTCATCCTGCCTGATAGCGCAACGATATGCGCAGAGTGGGATGTGGTCAGCATATGTTCCTCGATGCCGTGCTGATGGCAGCTACGCAGCCGTGCAGTGCGCGagcgcgggcgcggcgccggGCGGCTGCTGGTGCGTCACTCCTGACGGCAAACCGCTCCCAGATACTTCTGTCAGGAACGGTAGACCTGACTGCACGAGGACTG gTAAATCACACACGAGGAGGCGGTCCTCGGTTCGCGGGCAACGCAATAAGAGAA CGTGCACAAGGACCGACCGGGCCCAGTTCAATGGGAATCTCATCAAAATCTTCAGCGGGGAGTTCGAAAGGGCTCGAACTGATTCTGGATCGTCACCAGAACCGAGGGTTGTAGCTGACTGGAAATTCAGCGAACTGGATAGAGACCGCAGCGATGCTTTGCAAAAATCCGAGTATCGAGGACTCAGAAGACTTATCAAAAAG GTGGTGAAACCGAAACGGTGCGCACGGGCATGGGCGCGCGGCTGCGATGGTGATGGAGACGGAGAGATAGCTCATGCTGAGTGGGTAGCGTGCTTGCTGGTCAACCCGGAGCCGCCAGCACCGGACT TGTATTTTATCTCTGCAGTTTTACCTGGGATAGTGCGGAACTCGTTCGCGCCTGATGGATCCGAGTCTGAAGCGAGGCGGGAAGATGAGGCTAACGACTGCCTGACCGACAGACAAGCTGTTTTAGATGAACAG AAGGCGGGCGGAGCTGCTCTGTATGTGCCCGAGTGTACGGGCGACGGAAGGTACGCTCGCGCACAGTGCTACAGATCGACTGGCTACTGCTGGTGCGTGCACCAAGACACAGGGAAACCAATCCCGGGCTCCTCCGTCAAGGATCGCCGACCTGACTGCGACGCGGCACCACAACACGCCAGTCCGATGAGAGGTACGGTTTTATCAG GTTGTCCAGAGCCAATGAAGAGCAATTTCTTACGGGACCTGATGAGCTTCTTCGTGTCCAAAATGACGACTTCTATCAACGGTACTGGCCCTGG AGATATGGTAAAATGGGGAGCATCGAAGGAGGAGCAAGCTGCTACTTGGACTTATGTAATGTTAGACAAGGATAAGAACAAAGCGTTGGAGCGACGGGAGTGGAAGGCGTTCCATCAGCTGATATCCAACGTCGAGCCTCTGAGGCGGTGCGGTCGGAAGCTGCCTAGATACTGCGACGTAAACCACGACTCCAAGATCAGTATTACAGAGTGGATGGCGTGTTTGGAAGTCACACAAGGGTCACAGGCCCAAACGA CTGAAGCTACCAAAGCCCCGTCTAATCCTAGAAGAAAAGGCCCGAATCCGCTGGAATCATTTCTGAAAGCTGATGATTGA
- the LOC118268072 gene encoding SPARC-related modular calcium-binding protein 1 isoform X10, which translates to MNVNDLVTRLFFLTIIYIVGAAPDNKSSASSPVNNEACKARAAACESNAAHARRPVCGTDGRTYPSRCHLMIAQCNGPPVSIARKGPCVEGQSSCLIAQRYAQSGMWSAYVPRCRADGSYAAVQCASAGAAPGGCWCVTPDGKPLPDTSVRNGRPDCTRTGKSHTRRRSSVRGQRNKRTCTRTDRAQFNGNLIKIFSGEFERARTDSGSSPEPRVVADWKFSELDRDRSDALQKSEYRGLRRLIKKVVKPKRCARAWARGCDGDGDGEIAHAEWVACLLVNPEPPAPDFLPGIVRNSFAPDGSESEARREDEANDCLTDRQAVLDEQKAGGAALYVPECTGDGRYARAQCYRSTGYCWCVHQDTGKPIPGSSVKDRRPDCDAAPQHASPMRGTVLSGCPEPMKSNFLRDLMSFFVSKMTTSINGTGPGDMVKWGASKEEQAATWTYVMLDKDKNKALERREWKAFHQLISNVEPLRRCGRKLPRYCDVNHDSKISITEWMACLEVTQGSQAQTTEATKAPSNPRRKGPNPLESFLKADD; encoded by the exons ATGAATGTAAATGATTTAGTGACCCGTTTATTTTTTCTCACCATTATTTATATTGTCGGAGCTGCACCTGATAAtaag AGCTCCGCGTCGAGTCCAGTGAACAACGAGGCGTGCAAGGCGCGTGCGGCCGCGTGCGAGTCGAACGCAGCGCACGCTCGCCGTCCCGTCTGCGGCACCGACGGCCGCACATACCCTTCACGATGTCACCTCATGATAGCCCAGTGCAACGGCCCACCAGTCAGCATAGCAAGGAAGGGACCCTGCGTCG AGGGACAGTCATCCTGCCTGATAGCGCAACGATATGCGCAGAGTGGGATGTGGTCAGCATATGTTCCTCGATGCCGTGCTGATGGCAGCTACGCAGCCGTGCAGTGCGCGagcgcgggcgcggcgccggGCGGCTGCTGGTGCGTCACTCCTGACGGCAAACCGCTCCCAGATACTTCTGTCAGGAACGGTAGACCTGACTGCACGAGGACTG gTAAATCACACACGAGGAGGCGGTCCTCGGTTCGCGGGCAACGCAATAAGAGAA CGTGCACAAGGACCGACCGGGCCCAGTTCAATGGGAATCTCATCAAAATCTTCAGCGGGGAGTTCGAAAGGGCTCGAACTGATTCTGGATCGTCACCAGAACCGAGGGTTGTAGCTGACTGGAAATTCAGCGAACTGGATAGAGACCGCAGCGATGCTTTGCAAAAATCCGAGTATCGAGGACTCAGAAGACTTATCAAAAAG GTGGTGAAACCGAAACGGTGCGCACGGGCATGGGCGCGCGGCTGCGATGGTGATGGAGACGGAGAGATAGCTCATGCTGAGTGGGTAGCGTGCTTGCTGGTCAACCCGGAGCCGCCAGCACCGGACT TTTTACCTGGGATAGTGCGGAACTCGTTCGCGCCTGATGGATCCGAGTCTGAAGCGAGGCGGGAAGATGAGGCTAACGACTGCCTGACCGACAGACAAGCTGTTTTAGATGAACAG AAGGCGGGCGGAGCTGCTCTGTATGTGCCCGAGTGTACGGGCGACGGAAGGTACGCTCGCGCACAGTGCTACAGATCGACTGGCTACTGCTGGTGCGTGCACCAAGACACAGGGAAACCAATCCCGGGCTCCTCCGTCAAGGATCGCCGACCTGACTGCGACGCGGCACCACAACACGCCAGTCCGATGAGAGGTACGGTTTTATCAG GTTGTCCAGAGCCAATGAAGAGCAATTTCTTACGGGACCTGATGAGCTTCTTCGTGTCCAAAATGACGACTTCTATCAACGGTACTGGCCCTGG AGATATGGTAAAATGGGGAGCATCGAAGGAGGAGCAAGCTGCTACTTGGACTTATGTAATGTTAGACAAGGATAAGAACAAAGCGTTGGAGCGACGGGAGTGGAAGGCGTTCCATCAGCTGATATCCAACGTCGAGCCTCTGAGGCGGTGCGGTCGGAAGCTGCCTAGATACTGCGACGTAAACCACGACTCCAAGATCAGTATTACAGAGTGGATGGCGTGTTTGGAAGTCACACAAGGGTCACAGGCCCAAACGA CTGAAGCTACCAAAGCCCCGTCTAATCCTAGAAGAAAAGGCCCGAATCCGCTGGAATCATTTCTGAAAGCTGATGATTGA